A DNA window from Mycobacterium sp. IDR2000157661 contains the following coding sequences:
- a CDS encoding zinc-binding dehydrogenase, with product MGIGGLGAYGVQYAKLLGGGATVVAFGRNDEKLALATQNGADHTINIRGKSDDQIRDELEQATESRELDAVIECAGAEESMRLAFSLLATEGAVASVGLVGNRVDISLFPLVSREYSLFGSFWGNYNDLTEVVALAGAGKIKDSVTPVRFEEVNDHIEALGRGDFIGRAVIVYD from the coding sequence ATGGGCATCGGCGGTCTGGGCGCCTACGGGGTCCAGTACGCCAAGCTCCTGGGCGGAGGTGCGACCGTGGTCGCGTTCGGCCGCAACGACGAGAAACTAGCGTTGGCAACGCAGAACGGCGCCGACCACACGATCAACATTCGCGGCAAGTCCGACGACCAGATCCGCGACGAGCTCGAGCAGGCGACCGAGAGCCGCGAACTCGACGCAGTCATCGAGTGTGCCGGTGCCGAGGAGAGCATGCGATTGGCCTTCTCCCTGCTGGCGACCGAGGGCGCCGTCGCGTCGGTGGGGCTCGTCGGCAACCGGGTGGACATCTCGCTGTTTCCGTTGGTCAGCCGCGAGTACTCCCTCTTCGGATCGTTCTGGGGCAACTACAACGACCTCACCGAAGTGGTGGCACTCGCCGGGGCCGGCAAGATCAAGGACTCGGTCACCCCGGTCCGATTCGAGGAGGTCAACGACCACATCGAGGCCCTCGGCCGCGGCGACTTCATCGGTCGCGCGGTGATCGTCTACGACTAG
- a CDS encoding TetR/AcrR family transcriptional regulator, with protein sequence MPPPAQTAKRRGRRQGEPVSRDAVLAAAKKRFATEGYEKTTLRAIARDAHVDPSMVLYLFGSKEDLFRESLRLIFDPQVLASAMTGGGHGDDPDIGTRMVRTYMSIWESPDTGPTMVAMLQSATSNSDAHDAFRSFMQTYVLTAVSGVLGGDEQARLRALLAASQLVGTAVLRYVMKIPPLATVSGDELVRLIAPTVTRYLTADADELRLPPS encoded by the coding sequence ATGCCGCCACCAGCGCAGACAGCCAAGCGCCGCGGGCGACGCCAAGGGGAACCGGTGTCGCGCGACGCGGTACTGGCGGCGGCGAAGAAGCGGTTCGCCACGGAGGGCTACGAGAAGACGACGCTGCGGGCCATCGCGCGCGACGCTCACGTCGACCCGTCGATGGTGCTCTACCTCTTCGGGTCGAAGGAAGATCTGTTCCGCGAGTCCCTTCGGCTGATCTTCGACCCGCAGGTGCTGGCGTCGGCGATGACGGGTGGAGGACATGGCGACGACCCGGATATCGGCACCCGCATGGTGCGCACGTACATGTCGATCTGGGAGTCGCCCGACACCGGGCCGACGATGGTCGCGATGCTGCAGTCGGCCACGTCGAACTCAGACGCCCACGACGCGTTTCGCAGCTTCATGCAGACCTATGTGCTTACCGCGGTGTCGGGGGTGCTCGGTGGCGACGAACAGGCCCGGTTGCGAGCGCTGCTGGCCGCGAGCCAACTCGTCGGCACCGCCGTGTTGCGCTACGTCATGAAGATCCCGCCGCTGGCCACCGTGTCGGGCGACGAGCTGGTGCGGCTGATCGCGCCGACCGTCACCCGGTATCTCACCGCCGACGCCGACGAGCTTCGCCTACCCCCGTCATAA
- a CDS encoding Rv0361 family membrane protein, translated as MRRCLGVGGAVALLTLGPAVPANAGGEEEAVRAALEGMNVSYNRADFDGFAAHLCADMLTSPAFVAGWYQSRSADGPTRITVNSVSVRGEPPSHALANVRFVAADHDKTLDIEFLREGSQWKACRYETGQAV; from the coding sequence ATGCGCAGATGTCTCGGCGTCGGCGGCGCTGTCGCTCTACTCACCTTGGGACCGGCCGTTCCGGCGAATGCCGGCGGCGAGGAGGAGGCGGTCCGAGCGGCGCTCGAGGGAATGAACGTCTCCTACAACCGCGCGGACTTCGACGGGTTCGCCGCGCACCTGTGCGCCGACATGCTGACCTCTCCCGCCTTCGTGGCCGGTTGGTACCAGAGCAGGTCGGCAGACGGCCCCACCCGCATCACGGTCAACTCGGTAAGCGTGCGCGGCGAGCCCCCGTCTCACGCGCTGGCCAACGTGCGGTTCGTGGCGGCCGATCACGACAAGACGCTCGACATCGAATTCCTGCGCGAAGGTTCGCAGTGGAAGGCGTGCCGGTACGAAACGGGACAGGCTGTCTAG
- a CDS encoding SDR family NAD(P)-dependent oxidoreductase: protein MSRPVALITGPTSGIGAGFARRFAIDGYDLVLVARDVGRLERLAAELHDEAGAKVEVLTADLAQADDRAKVADRLAQGVRVLVNNAGFGTSGEFWTADYSLLQSQLDVNVTAVMQLTHAALPAMLAAAEGTVINVASVAGLLPGRGSTYSASKAWVIAFSEGLANGLGGTGVGVYAVCPGFVRTEFHERAGIDMSGTPSWLYLEVDDVVRDTMAHVGNGRRKGGVVIVPGLQYKALTTGGRVVPRGLVRAVTKVVGKGRGRT from the coding sequence ATGTCTCGCCCTGTCGCACTGATCACTGGTCCGACCTCCGGCATCGGCGCGGGCTTCGCCCGCAGGTTCGCGATCGACGGCTACGACCTGGTGCTCGTCGCCCGTGACGTGGGCAGGCTGGAGCGCCTGGCCGCCGAGCTGCACGACGAGGCGGGTGCGAAGGTCGAGGTGCTGACAGCGGATCTGGCGCAGGCCGACGACCGCGCGAAGGTGGCCGACCGGCTCGCCCAGGGCGTGCGGGTGCTGGTCAACAACGCCGGGTTCGGCACGTCGGGTGAATTCTGGACGGCCGACTACTCGCTGCTGCAGTCCCAGCTGGATGTCAACGTCACCGCGGTCATGCAGCTGACGCACGCCGCGCTGCCCGCGATGCTGGCTGCCGCAGAGGGCACGGTGATCAACGTGGCCAGTGTCGCGGGGCTGCTGCCGGGACGTGGGTCGACATACTCGGCCTCCAAGGCGTGGGTGATCGCCTTCTCCGAGGGACTGGCAAACGGGCTCGGCGGCACCGGTGTCGGCGTGTACGCAGTGTGCCCGGGGTTCGTGCGCACCGAGTTCCACGAACGCGCAGGCATCGACATGTCGGGCACACCGTCGTGGCTCTACCTCGAGGTCGACGACGTGGTGCGCGACACCATGGCGCACGTCGGGAACGGCCGCAGAAAAGGCGGAGTGGTGATCGTGCCGGGCCTGCAGTACAAGGCGCTGACCACGGGCGGTCGCGTGGTGCCGCGGGGCCTGGTGCGCGCCGTGACGAAAGTGGTCGGCAAGGGTCGGGGCAGAACCTAG
- a CDS encoding FAD-binding oxidoreductase, with protein sequence MGLDDRGALRMLRDAVDPALGSDEVIRRFYTRWFAIDTSVRDLFPPDMAAQRTAFAHALTYVLGELVAQRAQEPVSFLAQLGRDHRKYGVTERHYDSMQDALYHSLRIELADSWDDKLAEATNDAVALMVGVMRGAAEAEQGPPFCDGTVIEHIRATRDVSVVRLQLDHPLVYHPGQYVTVQVPQWPRRWRYLSPSIPADDQGAVEFHIRSVTGGMVSPAIVGETRAGDRWRLSNPHGGLHVDRDGGDVLMVAGSTGLAPLRTLIMDLTRFAVNPRVHLFFGGRYPCELYDLHTLWQIASQNPWLSVTPVSEYNIDPPWAADYPDVQPPRGLHVRQTGTLAEVVTRYGNWGDRQILVCGGPDMVTATRDALIAKGAPAERIQHDPLAS encoded by the coding sequence GTGGGACTCGACGACCGTGGCGCGCTGCGCATGCTGCGCGACGCGGTCGATCCCGCGCTCGGCTCCGACGAGGTGATCCGTCGCTTCTACACACGATGGTTCGCCATCGACACGTCGGTGCGCGACCTCTTTCCGCCCGACATGGCCGCCCAGCGCACCGCGTTCGCCCACGCCCTCACCTACGTGTTGGGCGAGTTGGTGGCCCAGCGGGCGCAGGAGCCGGTGTCCTTCCTCGCCCAGCTCGGTCGCGACCACCGCAAATACGGTGTGACAGAGCGGCATTACGACAGCATGCAGGATGCGCTGTACCACTCGCTGCGCATCGAACTCGCCGACAGCTGGGACGACAAGCTCGCCGAGGCCACCAACGACGCCGTCGCCCTGATGGTCGGGGTGATGCGGGGCGCCGCCGAGGCCGAGCAGGGCCCGCCGTTCTGCGACGGCACTGTGATCGAGCACATCCGCGCCACCCGCGACGTGTCGGTGGTCCGCCTGCAGTTGGACCACCCGCTGGTCTACCACCCCGGTCAGTACGTCACGGTTCAGGTGCCGCAGTGGCCCCGCCGCTGGCGATATCTGAGCCCGTCGATTCCGGCCGACGACCAGGGCGCGGTGGAGTTCCACATCCGCTCGGTAACCGGCGGAATGGTCAGCCCGGCGATCGTCGGCGAGACCAGGGCGGGCGACCGGTGGCGGCTGTCGAACCCGCACGGCGGTCTGCACGTCGACCGCGACGGCGGTGACGTGCTGATGGTCGCTGGAAGCACCGGCCTGGCGCCGTTGCGGACGTTGATCATGGACCTCACCCGGTTCGCGGTGAACCCACGGGTGCACCTGTTCTTCGGTGGCCGCTACCCGTGCGAGCTCTACGATCTGCACACGCTCTGGCAGATCGCGTCGCAGAACCCGTGGCTGTCGGTCACCCCGGTGTCGGAGTACAACATCGACCCGCCGTGGGCGGCCGACTATCCCGACGTCCAACCGCCGCGCGGCCTGCACGTGCGGCAGACCGGAACGCTCGCTGAAGTGGTGACGCGTTACGGCAACTGGGGTGATCGCCAGATCCTGGTGTGCGGTGGTCCGGACATGGTGACCGCCACCAGGGACGCGCTGATCGCCAAAGGCGCGCCGGCCGAGCGGATCCAGCACGATCCGCTGGCAAGCTGA
- the ttfA gene encoding trehalose monomycolate transport factor TtfA: MVPLWFTLSALCFVGAAVLLYVDIDRRRGLGRRRKSWAKSHGFDYENESHDILKRWKRGVMSTVGDVTARNVVLGQIRGEAVFIFDLDDVATVIALHRKVGTNVVVDLRLKGIKEPRESDIWLLGAIGPRMVYSTNLDAARRACDRRMVTFAHTAPDCAEIMWNEEHWTLVSMPVTSTRAQWDEGLRTVRQFNDLLRVLPPTPQAMAGQSGQSALSRRSGSPSRPLTPGPGRSEQPSGRADAPPRPEAGRFGQQPPARSEGVRRAPPPPARNGRQSPHYQR, translated from the coding sequence ATGGTTCCGCTTTGGTTCACGCTGTCCGCGCTCTGTTTCGTGGGTGCGGCCGTGCTGCTGTACGTCGACATCGACCGTCGGCGTGGGCTGGGCAGGCGGCGGAAGTCCTGGGCGAAGTCGCACGGCTTCGACTACGAGAACGAGTCGCACGACATCCTCAAGCGCTGGAAGCGCGGCGTGATGTCGACCGTCGGTGACGTGACGGCCCGCAACGTCGTGCTCGGCCAGATCCGCGGCGAGGCGGTGTTCATCTTCGACCTCGATGACGTCGCGACGGTCATCGCGCTGCACCGCAAGGTCGGCACCAACGTCGTCGTGGACCTGCGGCTCAAGGGCATCAAAGAGCCGCGGGAAAGCGACATCTGGCTGCTCGGCGCGATCGGTCCGCGCATGGTCTACTCCACCAACCTCGACGCCGCCCGCCGCGCCTGCGACCGGCGCATGGTGACGTTCGCGCACACCGCGCCGGACTGCGCCGAGATCATGTGGAACGAGGAGCACTGGACGCTGGTCTCCATGCCCGTCACCAGCACCAGGGCGCAGTGGGACGAGGGCCTGCGCACCGTACGCCAGTTCAACGACCTGCTGCGGGTGCTGCCGCCGACACCGCAGGCGATGGCCGGCCAGAGCGGTCAGTCGGCGTTGTCGCGGCGCAGCGGTTCGCCGAGTCGGCCGCTGACCCCCGGTCCCGGTCGTTCCGAGCAGCCGTCCGGCCGCGCCGATGCGCCGCCGCGCCCCGAGGCCGGTCGCTTCGGCCAGCAGCCACCCGCTCGTTCCGAGGGTGTCCGGCGAGCCCCGCCCCCGCCTGCCCGAAACGGGAGACAGTCGCCGCACTATCAGCGGTAA
- a CDS encoding ABC transporter permease, protein MTTDTASRPAQNASPRHEPPASIRATGIVIVLTVAIAIVALAFALPAANTAPRDVPIGAAGPQAAGGQIEAILDKQAPDAFELTYYPGEGALRDAIRNRDVYGGIAFGPEGRTLLIATGGSPMVAGILTQIGNGIAQQTGTQVRTADLAPPTAEDPRGAGLAASALPITLAGLLPVIALLFVLKHEVWTRLTAVVVFSGVAGLTIASLLRWVLGSIDANFWGVSGALTLGILATGVTLLGLGSLFGRVGLALGAATALLIGNPLSGLTGAPELLPSGWGEFGQLLPQGAGATLLRSAAFFDGAGATASVVVLTCWALLGTALVVLAALGRRRVISA, encoded by the coding sequence ATGACCACAGACACGGCTTCGCGGCCCGCCCAGAACGCCTCACCGCGCCACGAACCGCCCGCATCGATCCGCGCGACCGGCATCGTCATCGTGCTCACCGTCGCCATCGCGATCGTCGCGCTCGCCTTCGCCCTGCCCGCGGCCAACACCGCCCCGCGCGACGTGCCGATCGGCGCCGCCGGTCCACAGGCGGCCGGCGGCCAGATCGAAGCCATCCTGGACAAGCAGGCCCCTGACGCGTTCGAGCTCACCTACTACCCCGGCGAGGGGGCGCTGCGCGACGCGATCCGCAACCGCGACGTCTACGGCGGAATCGCGTTCGGCCCCGAGGGACGCACCCTGTTGATCGCGACCGGCGGTAGCCCGATGGTCGCGGGGATCCTCACCCAGATCGGCAACGGCATCGCCCAGCAGACCGGCACACAGGTGCGTACCGCAGACCTGGCTCCGCCCACCGCGGAGGATCCCCGCGGCGCCGGGTTGGCCGCCTCGGCACTGCCGATCACGCTGGCCGGCCTGCTTCCGGTCATCGCGCTGCTGTTCGTGCTCAAGCACGAGGTCTGGACCCGACTGACCGCTGTCGTGGTCTTCTCGGGAGTGGCGGGTCTGACCATTGCGTCGCTGCTGCGCTGGGTACTCGGCTCCATCGACGCCAACTTCTGGGGAGTCAGCGGCGCACTGACGCTCGGCATCCTGGCCACCGGCGTGACGCTGCTGGGCCTCGGCTCGCTGTTCGGCCGCGTCGGCCTGGCGCTCGGAGCGGCCACCGCTCTGCTGATCGGCAACCCGCTGTCGGGTCTGACCGGTGCGCCGGAGCTGCTGCCGAGTGGCTGGGGCGAGTTCGGCCAGTTGCTGCCGCAGGGTGCGGGCGCGACGCTGCTGCGGTCCGCGGCATTCTTCGACGGAGCGGGCGCGACGGCTTCGGTGGTGGTGCTGACGTGTTGGGCACTCCTGGGAACGGCGCTGGTCGTGCTGGCCGCCCTCGGCAGGCGCAGGGTTATCAGCGCCTGA
- a CDS encoding heat shock protein transcriptional repressor HspR, producing the protein MAARRSGDDARTFLISVAAELAGMHAQTLRTYDRLGLVRPQRTSGGGRRYSQKDVDLLREVQRLSQDEGVNLAGIKRIIELTNQVDALQARVRELTQEVEALRSQPRAKSTALVVWQPRNKR; encoded by the coding sequence ATGGCTGCCAGACGGTCCGGTGACGATGCGCGCACCTTCCTGATCTCGGTGGCCGCCGAACTGGCCGGCATGCACGCTCAGACGCTGCGCACGTATGACCGGCTGGGACTGGTCCGCCCGCAACGCACCTCGGGTGGCGGTAGGCGCTATTCGCAGAAGGACGTCGACCTGCTGCGCGAGGTGCAGCGACTGTCCCAGGACGAGGGCGTCAACCTCGCCGGCATCAAGCGCATTATCGAGCTGACCAATCAGGTCGACGCGCTGCAGGCACGGGTTCGCGAATTGACCCAGGAGGTGGAGGCGTTGCGGTCGCAGCCTCGCGCCAAGAGCACCGCCCTGGTGGTGTGGCAGCCGCGCAACAAGCGTTAG
- a CDS encoding aldose 1-epimerase, giving the protein MVDRVVLQDPSSSVTATFAPSAGMIGTSLSDGGDELLGQRRGLDAYIADGKTMGIPILYPWANRLSGNGYEVDGAVVTLTPGRGGVRTDPHGAPMHGVLAAYSGWLVTERSDNTLTAVLDFSGAPQLLAVFPFPHLLIQSATLADRTLTIATTVRPTTSAPVPMCFGYHPYLTLPGVPREDWVLTTPAMRHLPVDDNGIPTGEQSQWEASTNQLGSTVYDDGFDRVPEGAVFTLAGGGRRIDVTYEKGYPAAQLFAPANDAVIGIEPMTAPTDSLRRGGFRYAMPGTPETARFSIRVS; this is encoded by the coding sequence ATGGTTGACCGCGTCGTGCTGCAGGATCCATCCTCGTCGGTGACGGCGACCTTCGCGCCGTCGGCAGGCATGATCGGCACGTCGCTGTCGGACGGCGGCGACGAGCTACTTGGCCAACGGCGCGGACTGGACGCCTACATCGCGGACGGCAAGACCATGGGCATCCCGATCCTCTACCCGTGGGCGAACCGACTGAGCGGCAACGGCTATGAGGTCGACGGCGCCGTCGTGACCCTGACACCCGGCCGCGGGGGCGTGCGCACCGACCCGCACGGGGCGCCGATGCACGGCGTGCTGGCGGCCTATTCCGGTTGGCTGGTGACCGAGCGCTCCGACAACACTCTGACGGCGGTCCTCGACTTCTCGGGTGCACCACAGCTGCTGGCGGTGTTCCCCTTTCCCCATCTGCTGATCCAGTCGGCGACACTCGCCGACCGCACGCTGACGATCGCGACGACGGTGCGACCCACGACGTCGGCTCCGGTGCCCATGTGCTTCGGCTACCACCCGTACCTGACGTTGCCGGGTGTGCCGCGTGAGGACTGGGTGCTGACGACGCCGGCGATGCGCCATCTGCCGGTCGACGACAACGGCATTCCGACCGGTGAGCAATCGCAATGGGAGGCTTCGACGAATCAACTCGGCTCGACGGTGTACGACGACGGCTTCGACCGGGTGCCCGAAGGAGCGGTGTTCACCCTCGCCGGCGGTGGCCGACGCATCGATGTGACCTATGAGAAGGGTTATCCGGCAGCGCAACTGTTCGCGCCGGCCAATGACGCCGTCATCGGCATCGAGCCGATGACCGCGCCGACGGATTCACTGCGGCGGGGCGGATTTCGGTATGCGATGCCCGGAACGCCGGAGACGGCGCGCTTCTCGATCCGGGTGAGCTAA
- the clpB gene encoding ATP-dependent chaperone ClpB: MDSFNPTTKTQAALTSALQAATSAGNPQITPAHLLMALLTQNDGIAAPLLEAVGVEPATVRTETQRLLDRLPSASGASAQPQLSRESLAAITAAQHLATEMDDEYVSTEHLLVGLAGGMGRSASSTPAGDTDVAKLLTGHGASPQALREAFANVRGSARVTSPDPEGSYQALEKYSTDLTARAKEGKLDPVIGRDNEIRRVVQVLSRRTKNNPVLIGEPGVGKTAIVEGLAQRIIAGDVPESLRDKTVISLDLGSMVAGSKYRGEFEERLKAVLDDIKNSAGQIITFIDELHTIVGAGATGESSMDAGNMIKPMLARGELRLVGATTLDEYRKYIEKDAALERRFQQVFVGEPSVEDTVGILRGLKDRYEVHHGVRITDSALVAAATLSDRYITSRFLPDKAIDLVDEAASRLRMEIDSRPVEIDEVERVVRRLEIEEMALTKEEDEASKERLEKLRAELADKKEQLAELTTRWQNEKSAIDVVRELKEQLDTLRGEADRAERDGDLGKAAELRYGRIPELEKKLDAAVPQAEARDDVMLKEEVGPDDIADVVSAWTGIPAGRMLEGETAKLLRMEDELGKRVVGQRKAVVAVSDAVRRSRAGVADPNRPTGSFMFLGPTGVGKTELAKALAEFLFDDERAMVRIDMSEYGEKHSVARLVGAPPGYVGYDQGGQLTEAVRRRPYTVILFDEIEKAHPDVFDVLLQVLDEGRLTDGQGRTVDFRNTILVLTSNLGSGGTEEQVMAAVRSAFKPEFINRLDDVIIFHGLEPGELVSIVDIQLQQLAKRLEQRRLTLEVSLPAKQWLAQRGFDPMYGARPLRRLIQQAIGDQLAKMLLAGEVHDGDVVPVNVSPDGESLVLG; encoded by the coding sequence GTGGACTCGTTCAATCCGACGACCAAGACCCAGGCGGCGCTGACCTCGGCGCTGCAGGCGGCCACGTCAGCAGGCAATCCGCAGATCACGCCCGCCCACCTGCTGATGGCACTGCTGACCCAGAACGATGGCATTGCAGCACCCCTGCTGGAGGCCGTCGGCGTCGAACCCGCGACCGTTCGCACCGAGACCCAGCGTCTCCTCGACCGGCTGCCCAGCGCCAGCGGCGCCAGCGCGCAGCCGCAGTTGTCGCGCGAATCGCTGGCCGCGATCACTGCTGCCCAGCACTTGGCCACCGAGATGGACGACGAGTACGTCTCGACCGAGCACCTGCTGGTCGGCCTCGCCGGAGGTATGGGTCGTTCCGCAAGCTCCACTCCCGCCGGTGACACCGACGTCGCCAAATTGCTGACCGGTCACGGCGCGTCTCCGCAGGCGTTGCGCGAGGCGTTCGCCAATGTGCGCGGCAGTGCCAGGGTGACCAGCCCCGACCCCGAGGGGAGCTATCAGGCTCTGGAGAAGTATTCCACCGACCTGACCGCCCGCGCGAAGGAGGGCAAGCTCGACCCGGTCATCGGCCGCGACAACGAGATCCGCCGCGTCGTGCAGGTGCTGAGCCGTCGCACCAAGAACAACCCGGTGCTGATCGGCGAGCCCGGTGTCGGCAAGACCGCGATCGTCGAGGGTCTGGCCCAGCGCATCATCGCAGGCGACGTGCCGGAGAGCCTGCGCGACAAGACCGTCATCTCGCTGGACCTCGGTTCGATGGTCGCGGGCAGCAAGTACCGCGGCGAGTTCGAGGAACGCCTAAAGGCCGTCCTCGACGACATCAAGAACTCCGCGGGCCAGATCATCACGTTCATCGACGAGCTGCACACCATCGTCGGCGCCGGCGCGACGGGCGAGTCGTCGATGGACGCGGGCAACATGATCAAGCCGATGCTGGCGCGCGGCGAGCTGCGGTTGGTCGGCGCCACGACGCTCGACGAGTACCGCAAGTACATCGAGAAGGACGCCGCGCTGGAGCGCCGCTTCCAGCAGGTGTTCGTCGGGGAGCCTTCGGTCGAGGACACCGTCGGCATCCTGCGCGGCCTCAAGGACCGTTACGAGGTCCACCACGGCGTGCGCATCACCGACTCCGCGCTTGTCGCCGCGGCCACGCTGTCGGACCGCTACATCACGTCGCGCTTCCTGCCCGACAAGGCCATCGACCTGGTCGACGAGGCCGCCTCGCGCCTGCGCATGGAGATCGACTCGCGGCCCGTCGAGATCGACGAGGTCGAGCGTGTCGTGCGGCGCCTCGAGATCGAGGAGATGGCGCTGACCAAAGAAGAGGACGAGGCGTCGAAGGAGCGGCTGGAGAAGCTGCGCGCCGAGTTGGCCGACAAGAAGGAACAGCTGGCCGAGCTGACCACCCGCTGGCAGAACGAGAAGAGCGCGATCGACGTGGTCCGCGAGCTCAAGGAGCAGCTCGACACCTTGCGCGGCGAGGCCGACCGGGCCGAACGCGACGGTGACCTGGGCAAGGCCGCCGAACTGCGCTACGGCCGCATCCCCGAACTCGAGAAGAAGCTCGACGCCGCGGTGCCGCAGGCTGAAGCCCGCGACGACGTGATGCTCAAGGAGGAGGTCGGGCCCGACGACATCGCCGACGTGGTGTCGGCGTGGACCGGGATCCCGGCGGGCCGGATGCTCGAAGGCGAGACCGCCAAGCTGCTGCGCATGGAAGACGAGCTGGGCAAGCGCGTCGTCGGGCAACGCAAGGCCGTCGTCGCCGTCTCGGATGCCGTGCGCCGCAGCCGTGCCGGCGTCGCCGACCCGAACCGGCCGACGGGGTCGTTCATGTTCCTCGGCCCGACCGGCGTCGGCAAGACCGAGCTGGCGAAGGCGTTGGCGGAGTTTCTCTTCGACGACGAGCGCGCCATGGTCCGCATCGACATGAGCGAGTACGGCGAGAAGCACTCGGTGGCCCGCCTGGTCGGCGCGCCTCCCGGCTATGTCGGTTACGACCAGGGCGGCCAGCTGACCGAGGCGGTGCGTCGGCGGCCCTACACGGTGATCCTGTTCGACGAGATCGAGAAGGCCCACCCGGACGTGTTCGACGTGCTGCTGCAGGTGCTCGACGAGGGCCGGCTGACCGACGGCCAGGGCCGCACCGTCGACTTCCGCAACACCATCCTGGTGCTGACGTCCAACCTGGGTTCGGGCGGCACCGAGGAGCAGGTGATGGCCGCGGTGCGCTCGGCGTTCAAGCCGGAGTTCATCAACCGGCTCGACGACGTGATCATCTTCCACGGGCTCGAGCCCGGGGAGCTGGTGTCGATCGTCGACATCCAGCTGCAGCAGCTGGCCAAGCGGCTCGAGCAGCGCAGGCTCACCCTGGAGGTGTCGCTGCCCGCCAAGCAGTGGCTGGCCCAGCGCGGTTTCGACCCGATGTACGGCGCCCGCCCGCTGCGCCGGCTCATCCAGCAGGCCATCGGCGACCAGCTCGCCAAGATGCTGCTGGCCGGCGAGGTGCACGACGGCGACGTCGTGCCGGTCAACGTCAGCCCCGACGGCGAGTCGCTGGTCCTGGGCTGA
- a CDS encoding GAP family protein, producing the protein MLTELIPLALVVALSPLSIIPAVLVLHTPRPRPTGLAFMTGWLVGLTVLTIVFLQVSSLAGGREEKPPGWASWLRIIVGAALIVFGAYRWLMRHKSAHMPRWMQGLGKLTPARAGVAGLALTVVNPKVLFICAAAGLAIGTAGADSAQEWLGVVWFVAVAGSTVALPVLGYAASGGRLDGPLTRLKGWMERQHATLVAVILVVIGLLVLYKGIHGL; encoded by the coding sequence GTGCTGACCGAACTCATCCCGCTCGCTCTGGTGGTCGCGCTGTCGCCGCTGTCGATCATCCCGGCCGTCCTGGTGCTGCACACACCCCGGCCGCGCCCGACCGGCCTGGCGTTCATGACCGGCTGGCTGGTCGGACTGACGGTGCTCACGATCGTCTTCCTGCAGGTCTCCAGCCTGGCAGGCGGACGCGAGGAGAAGCCGCCGGGCTGGGCGTCCTGGTTGCGCATCATCGTCGGCGCCGCGCTCATCGTGTTCGGCGCCTACCGGTGGCTGATGCGCCACAAATCCGCGCACATGCCGCGCTGGATGCAGGGACTCGGCAAGCTGACCCCGGCGCGCGCGGGGGTCGCAGGCCTCGCGCTGACCGTCGTCAACCCGAAGGTCCTGTTCATCTGTGCGGCCGCGGGGCTGGCGATCGGCACGGCCGGGGCCGACTCGGCACAGGAGTGGTTGGGCGTCGTCTGGTTCGTCGCGGTGGCGGGGTCGACGGTGGCTCTTCCCGTTCTGGGCTACGCGGCGTCGGGCGGTCGGCTCGACGGGCCGCTGACGCGCCTCAAGGGGTGGATGGAGCGTCAGCACGCCACGCTGGTGGCGGTGATCCTCGTCGTGATCGGACTTTTGGTGCTGTACAAGGGAATTCACGGCTTATGA